The stretch of DNA attaaaagtgtCTACTTAAAATTGAGAAAGAAGATGCTAGGAAGTCTTTACCTAGTCAGAGGTGGTTAATATACGTTTGTAATTATATCACTTATCATAAATGTAATGTTTAAATTAATGTTTCTGTATCATCTTATATCTGTTAAAAATTACACTTTTACAAATCCACTTATAATCCTAATGCTACTTTCCCTAAAAGTTTTGATTCACCTATCATGGAGTTTTGTGTGGTTTCTTAAATCTTCAAGATGAAAAGGAATTATACTTGATATCTCAGAACTCCCTCATAAGTACACTCAGGATCAGTTTCCAAAAGTTGTCCTAAGTCATACTATAATTTAAGTCCTCCAAAAAGCATGAGGAATGAAACCAGAAGAACTGTGTCCCAGTGCTCTGTCTTCCATTAACTACGTGATTGGGGGGAAATCACCTAACATtctggtttcagttttcttatctctcaagggctagagcagtggttctcgaAGTATGGTCAGAGGTCCCCCTGCAAGGTTCCTAAAACATTTCCAAGGAGCCcatgaggtcaaaactattttcataatactaCAAAGACATCATTTGCTTTTTTCAATCTGATTCTCTCATGACTGTACAGTGGAATGTTCCAGAGGCAACGTGGCATATCCACAATtatctgcaaaagcttttaaaatattcctcccttttccaactacacAGCTGTCTGAGACCAGATCTTCTTTCCATATTTTAACCAAAACAACATATCACAACAGACTGAATGGATAAGCAGATATGAAAACCCAGCTGTCTTCAACTGAgccaaatattaaagaaatttgcaaaaaatataaaacaatggccttcttctcattaaatttttttgctttggaatatctacttttcataaaatatattatttatgttaatatgtaATTGGTTtatcattgttctttttaaatgatttaatattttataatttatcagTTTTGATTTCTAATATGGAAATACTGATAGATATAACTCATATAAACAAAAGCTTTCTGGGGTGCTCAAATATTTTCAAGGGTGTAAAAAGGTCCTGATACCAGAAAGTTTGAGAACTTATGGGACAGAATTCCCAGCTCTAAAATTCCGTGACTCAGTAAATAACTATGTGAAAGACAGGCTCTTTCACTCTTTTCTTctaccttttgttttgttttattttggttttgctcCTGAGTTGAACACattctttgcatttctctttattttttacaacAGAATATTTATAACAAAAACTATAATAAAGCTGCAAGTAATGAACATTCTTGCCACAAttctcatttttctgtatttccctcCAAATGCGTGTTTCTATATAATTATGTACATagggtatataaaaatatataatctgtctttccacttaatattttttctttttttaatatatttatttattttgttagttaGTtctggctgagttgggtctttgttgctgcgcaggggctccctctagttgtggcgagtgggggccactctttgttgccatgcgcggggttctcatagcggtggcttctcttgttgcagagcacaggctctaggcgtgtgggcttcagtagtcgagGCACATGAGCTctgaagcacaggctcagtagttgtggcgcccaggcttagctgcttcgcagcatgtgggatcttcccaaaccagggctcgaacccgtgtcccctgcattggcaggcagattcccaaccactgtgccaccagggaatcccccacttaatgttttattaaatactttattgTTTTGCTACAAGGTCTTCTTTTATAATCATTCTAACAGCTGCCTCATCCACTGAGCAAAAACACCATGATTTATTTATGCTTTCCTCAATGAAACACTGAGCCTGTTTTTATCTTTGTATGCACTCTCATATTTTTCTTAGAAACCAGTGTTTCTGTTTCCTGTCTACTTCCCCACGCTTTGTTATTCTAATCATCAATACTGACAATTATTAGTCTAGATGCCATTTgacttccctccctccactcttGGCTACAACTATCCTGTTTTAAAAGAGGGGAGAAATCATCTCTTAAAAGTGAGAATTCCAGTATCACTAAAATAACGtgagaaaacaagtaaaataatttagCATTAGGTCATCATAGCTGCAATTTCCAATCTcatcttttccattaaaaactcCTATTTTGAGAGCTGGAGAAGCGGGCTAAGAGGGAGCAGTATGTCCGCGGAAGTCCCCGAGGCAGCCTCCGCGGAGGAGCAGAAGGAAATGGAAGACAAAGTGACTAGTCCAGAGAAGGCtgaagaagcaaaattaaaagcCAGGTATCCTCATCTGGGACAAAAGCCTGGAGGTTCAGATTTTTTAAGGAAACGATTGCAGAAAGggcaaaaatattttgattctgGGGATTACAACATGGCTAAAGCAAAAATGAAGAACAAGCAACTTCCTACTGCGGCTCCGGATAAGACAGACGTCACTGGTGACCAAATTCCCACTCCACAGGACCTTCCTCAACGGAAACCATCTCTTGTTGCTAGCAAGCTGGCTGGCTGATTAAAAGAGCTGAACTGCATGAATCTTCTAATTCCCATTATTTCTCCTTAATATGTTACTTCtccactttttatttcctttcactcACTAAGTCGTTTGAGAGTTATGGCTTTGCAGGTAGTGGTAGTGTGTGTGTAAGGGAATATACATGTGTATAGAGTTTTGATTAGTTTAACAGTGCACTGATGAAAAGAACATGTTAGAGCAATGTAAAGTAATCTACTTgaaaataattgtatatattaCCTAACTCCTAGTGTAGGACTGGTTCCAACAAGTAACAAGcaagttttacaattttaatgtTTTGGCTTTCTTTAATTCATCTTAATTATAGCTTTGTATGTTACTCTTATTTAATGTAACCTTTATTGTAGtgatttcttctgtattttccttttgaattttgtaaaacagAAGTTTAAGACTACAAGTTAGAAGAAAGGTCACATATTTCAAACATAAATAGATGGGGCTTCAAAAGATTTGTATCCTGTGCTTGAACTTGAATGGCCTTAAATCTGTTTCAGCTTTAACAATAGAATTTTACCTGGGCAATATTTGCCCATTCCGGTGTAACTTATGTGACTCTAGTGCGTAACAGCTGCTGTTGAAGAGTATTCTTATTCAGTTCTGTAGTGTTAGAATACCTTTTGTCGTTGAAGATGTGAATGAAGTGTGCATGTGCATCGACTGTTGAATTCACTTTTGTGCCATTTTTGTAAATACAGTAGTtttgcacaaaaaaaaaaaaaaaactcctattttctgggacttccctggtggtgcactggttaagaatccgcctgccaatggaggggacatgagttcaatccctggtccgggaagatcccacatgccgcggagcaactaagcccgtgtgtcacaactactaaccccacgtgccgcaactactgaagctcacacgttctagggcccacgtgccacaagtattgagcctgtgtgctgcaactactgaagcctgggcgcctaaagcccgtgctctgcaacaagagaagccaccgcaatgagaagcctgcacaccgcaacaaagagtagcccccactcgccacaactagagaaagcccgtgcacagcaacaaagacccagtgcagccaaaaacaacaacaaaaacaacaaaacaaaactcctatTTTCTTATGGGCAACAGGGAAATATTTATTATCCATTGCCCTATCACTTACTTGGTAATCAGTTAAACAATGTATGACATTTAGctaaaagacttaaaaacagcattttttaaatctttcagattaaaatgtttttatacaaACTTTTTGTGTAAAGTTATAGAAATACTTTGTCTGACAAGAGCAAACACACATCAACTGGTTACAGGACCAGTGCTATGGGTCAGCCTTtcagttattataagatactgaatcaTATCACAGATTTATTCTGGACTTTGAAAATTAGAGTACTTTGTAATGACACAACAATATAGTGTTGCTGTGCTTTTTATCGAGATACTTGTATTTattatagctttttttaaaaaagaatggaaaaagtcTTCAAAAATTCTGAAATTCGGTATTTTCCTCATTGCAAAGATTGTCTCATTTGAGAAAACTATGGAATAATATCAGTGAAAACAACAAGGCTACAACCACATCCATGAGCTTTAAGCTTGCAGTAAGAATTCAAGCCCAGATACTTTCTCATGCCATAATAGATTTAAAACCACTACTCACTCAAACTACCTAGTAAGCACTGATGATTTTCCAGACACTGTTAGTAATGGGGATTTAAATTTGAAGGAGACCAAGGTGCATCCCTCAGGGCATAAGTGAGCTAGATGTAACAGGCCAGGGCCTGTAGAAGAGGAAACAATTAATCCTACATCAAAAGATTCAGAGCAACAAAGACAAGGAGATATTTAGCTGTGACTTGAAATATGAGGCCTTTgttggaggagagaaagaaggtcGGGGTTACTGGCATTTCAGTGAGAGCTAACAGcataaacaaagaagagaagtaTACCACTTTCACCTACTCAaaacaagagaaatgcaaatcaaaactatgctGAGATAACACTTCTCATCtctcagattggcaaaaattcctaaatgtaagaacatgtgctgttggcaaggctgtggagaaaaagatggacttacacactgctggtgggagcgTAAATGGTACAGCCCCTGTGGCACTGGGGCAATATCTAAAAAGAATCCATGGCATCCTGAGGGATGGGGTCTGTGGGGGTAGGAGGGATCAGGAATGAAGGTGAAAGAGAGGCAGGGGTCGGATCGATAAGCAACACCTTGTCTGGCTAACTACATTATCCAGGAGGCAGTGAGGAGTTAGTAAGGTTTTTTCAAAGCAAACTAGGGACATCAACAgggctgttttttaaaatgatgacttAAACTCAAATTTGCTTATGATTAAAAGGAATAatggggaggaccttcaagatggcagaggagtacgacgtggagattaccttcctccccacatgtacatcaaaaatacatctacagggcttccctggtggcacagtggttgagagtccgcctgccgatgcaggggacacgggttcgtgccccggtctgggaagatcccacatgctgcggagtggctgggcccgtgagccatggccactgagcctgcgtgtccggagcctgtgctctgcaacgggagaggccacagcagtgagaggcctgtgtaccacaaaaaaaaacaaaacaaaacaaaaaacatctacatgtggaacaactcctacagaacacctactgaacactggcagaagacctcagacttcccaaaaggcaagaaactccccacgcacctggccgtgtggctgatagggtcttggtgctccggctggctgtcaggcctgagcctctgaggtgagaaggccgagttcaggacattggaccaccataGACCTCCTGGCTGCACGTAATATctatcagcgagagctctcccacaaatctctgtctcaacactaagaccacaatgaccagcaagctacagtgctggataccctataccaaacaactagcaagacaggaacacaatcatacccattaggagagaggctgcctaaaatcgtaataggtgcacaggcaccccaaaacacaccactggacgcagtcctgcccaccagaaagacaagatccaggttcatctaccagaacacaggcaccagtctcctccaccaggaagcctacacaacccactgcaccaaccttacccactgagggcagacaccaaaaataacaggaactacgaacctgcagcctgtgaaaaggagaccccaaacacggtaaactaagcaaaatgagaagacagagaaatatgcagcagacaaaggagcaaagtaaaagtccaccagatgaaacaaatgaagaggaaataggcagtctatctgaaaaagaattcagagtaatgatagtaaagatgacccaaaatcttggaaacagagaaaatacaagaaacgtttaacaaggacacagaagaactaaagagtgagcaaacaaacaatgatgaacacaataaatgaagctaaaaattctctagaagcaatcaatagcagaataactgaggcagaagaacgaacaagtgacctggaagataaaatagtggaaataactaccatagagcaggataaagaaaaaagaatgaaaagaattgaggacagtctcagagacctctgggacaacattaaatgaaccaatattcgaattacatgggtcccagaagaaggagagaaaaagaaagggactgagaaaatatttgaagagattgtagttgaaaacttccctaatacgggaaaagaaatagtcagtcaagtccaggaagcacagagagtcccatacaggataaatccaaggagaaacacgccaagacacatattaatcaaactatcaaaaattaaatacagagaaaaaaaattaaaagcagcacgcgagagcaacaaataacacacaagggaacccccataaggttaacagctgatctttcaccagaaactctccaagccagaaggcagtggcaggatatatttaaagtgatgaaaaggaaaaacctacaaccaagattactctacccagcaaggatctcaatcagattcgatggagaaattaaacactttacagaccagcaaaagctaagagaattcagcaccaccagacaagctttacaacaaatgctaaaggaacttctctgagcaggaaaccaagagaaggaaaagacctacaaacacaaacctaaaacaattaagaaaatggtaacaggaacatacatatcgataattaccttaaatgtaagtggcttaaatgctccaaccaaaagacacagactggctgaatggatacaaaaacaagacccatacatatgctcctacaagagacccacttcagacctatggacacatacagactgaaagtgaaggatggaaaaagatattccatgcaaatggaaatcaaaagaaagctggagtagcaattctcatatcagacaaaatagactttaaaataaagactattacaagagacaaagcaggacactacataatgatcaagggatcaatccaagaagaagacataagaattgtaaatatttatgcacccaacataggagcacctcaatacataaggcaaatggaaacagccataaaaggggatatcgatagta from Phocoena sinus isolate mPhoSin1 chromosome 13, mPhoSin1.pri, whole genome shotgun sequence encodes:
- the LOC116764293 gene encoding cAMP-regulated phosphoprotein 19-like, with the translated sequence MSAEVPEAASAEEQKEMEDKVTSPEKAEEAKLKARYPHLGQKPGGSDFLRKRLQKGQKYFDSGDYNMAKAKMKNKQLPTAAPDKTDVTGDQIPTPQDLPQRKPSLVASKLAG